One window from the genome of Vallicoccus soli encodes:
- a CDS encoding amidohydrolase, translating to MDVLLVGGREPGPVDLRIAGGRVVERGPRLAPREGERVLDLGGRLVRRGFHDAHVHVAEWVRSRGELDLSGAASPQGAADVVAAAARTAPAGAALRGSGFPYARWTAPARAAMLAAAAPDRVVVLTSQDIHTVWLSPPALALLGLGDHPTGVLQEREAWDVLDRLPVPPRDETERATRDAVRAARGRGVVALRDFDFDDPYGRWDARRDGEGRLPLRVEAVVQPDALEALAARGLRTGDGDPWLRVGPVKLFMDGALGSRTARCLEPYPGGQDRGLQVLTPDALRQALSRIVGHGFTAAVHAIGDEAGRDALQVLAGTGCPATLEHAQLLRREDVPLLRRAGVTASIQPAHLLGDRHLVDDLWAASRSVPYAFRSLLDAGADVVLGSDAPVVPLDPWPGLAAAVHRTDGALPPWRAEEAVGLEEALRAYGARPLAAGDLADLVVADVPALDALAPAELAAVPVQATMLDGRWVHGPWQEG from the coding sequence ATGGACGTGCTGCTCGTCGGGGGCCGCGAGCCCGGGCCGGTGGACCTGCGGATCGCCGGTGGCCGGGTCGTGGAGCGCGGCCCGCGGCTGGCGCCGCGCGAGGGTGAGCGCGTGCTCGACCTCGGCGGGCGGCTGGTCCGCCGCGGGTTCCACGACGCGCACGTGCACGTGGCGGAGTGGGTGCGCAGCCGCGGCGAGCTCGACCTCTCCGGTGCGGCGTCGCCGCAGGGGGCCGCCGACGTCGTGGCGGCGGCGGCGCGCACGGCGCCCGCGGGGGCGGCGCTGCGGGGGAGCGGCTTCCCGTACGCGCGCTGGACCGCGCCCGCCCGCGCCGCGATGCTCGCGGCAGCCGCACCCGACCGGGTCGTCGTGCTGACTAGCCAGGACATCCACACCGTCTGGCTCTCGCCGCCCGCCCTCGCGCTGCTCGGGCTCGGGGACCACCCGACCGGGGTCCTGCAGGAGCGCGAGGCGTGGGACGTCCTGGACCGGCTGCCCGTACCGCCGCGGGACGAGACCGAGCGCGCGACCCGCGACGCGGTGCGCGCGGCGCGGGGCCGCGGCGTCGTCGCCCTGCGGGACTTCGACTTCGACGACCCGTACGGGCGGTGGGACGCCCGGCGCGACGGGGAGGGCCGGCTGCCGCTGCGCGTCGAGGCCGTGGTGCAGCCCGACGCCCTGGAGGCCCTGGCCGCCCGCGGGCTGCGGACCGGGGACGGTGACCCGTGGCTGCGCGTGGGGCCGGTGAAGCTGTTCATGGACGGGGCGCTGGGGTCGCGGACGGCGCGGTGCCTCGAGCCGTACCCCGGCGGGCAGGACCGCGGCCTGCAGGTGCTGACGCCCGACGCGCTGCGGCAAGCGCTGTCCCGCATCGTGGGCCACGGCTTCACCGCCGCGGTGCACGCCATCGGCGACGAGGCGGGGCGGGACGCCCTGCAGGTCCTGGCGGGGACGGGGTGCCCCGCGACGCTGGAGCACGCGCAACTGCTGCGCCGCGAGGACGTCCCGCTGCTGCGCCGCGCGGGGGTCACCGCGTCGATCCAGCCGGCGCACCTGCTGGGCGACCGGCACCTCGTCGACGACCTGTGGGCGGCCAGCCGCTCGGTGCCGTACGCCTTCCGCTCGCTCCTCGACGCCGGCGCGGACGTGGTGCTCGGCAGCGACGCCCCCGTGGTGCCGCTCGACCCGTGGCCCGGTCTCGCCGCGGCGGTGCACCGCACCGACGGCGCGCTGCCGCCGTGGCGGGCGGAGGAGGCGGTCGGGCTCGAGGAGGCGCTGCGGGCGTACGGCGCCCGCCCCCTCGCCGCCGGCGACCTCGCCGACCTCGTCGTCGCGGACGTCCCCGCCCTGGACGCGCTCGCGCCCGCCGAGCTCGCCGCGGTGCCGGTGCAAGCGACGATGCTCGACGGGCGCTGGGTGCACGGCCCGTGGCAGGAGGGCTGA
- a CDS encoding aldo/keto reductase: protein MGRIGTTDLEIDLPLNLGGNVFGWTADERDSTAVLDAFVDAGGSFVDTADVYSEWADGHAGGESEEVLGRWMASRGRDRLLVATKVGSWSGAPGLSRESIRRGAEASLRRLGTDVIDLYYAHRDDPSTPLEETLGAFDELVREGKVRYVAASNYSPARLREALAVSDREGFARFVALQPHYNLVHREEYEGELTGLVADEGLSCVPYAALAGGFLAGKYRDGADAVDSPRAAKASQLLDERGRRVLAALDAVAAETGRSVGAVSIAWLAAQPTVVAPIASARTAEQLPDLLAGARLQLSHDQLRRLTDASA from the coding sequence ATGGGACGCATCGGGACGACCGACCTCGAGATCGACCTGCCGCTCAACCTCGGCGGCAACGTGTTCGGCTGGACGGCCGACGAGCGGGACTCGACCGCCGTGCTCGACGCCTTCGTCGACGCGGGCGGCAGCTTCGTCGACACCGCGGACGTCTACTCCGAGTGGGCCGACGGGCACGCCGGCGGCGAGTCCGAGGAGGTGCTCGGGCGCTGGATGGCCTCGCGCGGGCGCGACCGGCTCCTCGTCGCCACCAAGGTGGGCTCGTGGAGCGGCGCTCCCGGCCTGTCGCGCGAGAGCATCCGCCGCGGCGCGGAGGCCTCGCTGCGCCGGCTCGGCACCGACGTCATCGACCTCTACTACGCCCACCGCGACGACCCCTCGACGCCGCTCGAGGAGACGCTCGGGGCGTTCGACGAGCTCGTGCGCGAGGGCAAGGTGCGGTACGTGGCGGCGTCGAACTACTCCCCCGCTCGGCTCCGGGAGGCGCTCGCCGTGTCCGACCGGGAGGGCTTCGCGCGCTTCGTCGCCCTGCAGCCGCACTACAACCTGGTGCACCGCGAGGAGTACGAGGGCGAGCTAACCGGGCTCGTCGCCGACGAGGGCCTCTCCTGCGTCCCGTACGCCGCCCTGGCCGGCGGCTTCCTCGCGGGCAAGTACCGCGACGGGGCGGACGCGGTGGACAGCCCGCGCGCGGCCAAGGCCTCGCAGCTGCTCGACGAGCGGGGCCGGCGGGTGCTCGCGGCCCTCGACGCCGTCGCGGCGGAGACCGGCCGGAGCGTGGGCGCGGTGTCCATCGCCTGGCTCGCCGCCCAGCCCACGGTCGTCGCGCCCATCGCCAGCGCCCGCACCGCCGAGCAGCTCCCCGACCTGCTCGCCGGCGCCCGCCTGCAGCTCTCCCACGACCAGCTCCGCCGCCTCACCGACGCCTCCGCCTGA
- the fdhA gene encoding formaldehyde dehydrogenase, glutathione-independent produces MAGNRAVAYMGPGKVEVLDVPYPELVLKDGPGVNPANVGRPVPHGVVVKAVATNICGSDQHMVRGRTTAPEGLLLGHEITGEVVEAGPGVEFVKVGDLVSVPFNIACGRCRNCKERKTGICLNVNPDRPGSAYGYVDMGGWAGGQAEYVLVPYADWNCLVFPDKDQAMEKILDLTMLSDIFPTGFHGCVTAGVGVGSTVYIAGAGPVGLAAAAGAQLLGAAVVIVGDLNAERLERARSFGCETVDVSKGDPKDQIEQILGVPEVDCGVDAVGFEARGHGAGAQQEAPATVLNSLMELTAAGGAIGIPGLYVTGDPGGIDEAAKKGSLSLSLGTGWAKSLSFTTGQCPVMKYNRQLMMAILHDKVHIADAVGATPIPLDQAPQGYADFDQGAPKKYVIDPHGMIAGRSAA; encoded by the coding sequence ATGGCGGGCAACAGGGCGGTCGCGTACATGGGTCCGGGCAAGGTCGAGGTCCTCGACGTGCCCTACCCCGAGCTCGTCCTCAAGGACGGGCCGGGCGTGAACCCGGCGAACGTCGGGCGACCCGTGCCGCACGGGGTCGTCGTCAAGGCGGTGGCGACGAACATCTGCGGCAGCGACCAGCACATGGTGCGCGGGCGCACCACGGCGCCCGAGGGGCTCCTCCTGGGCCACGAGATCACCGGCGAGGTCGTCGAGGCCGGCCCCGGCGTGGAGTTCGTCAAGGTCGGCGACCTGGTGTCGGTGCCGTTCAACATCGCCTGCGGGCGCTGCCGCAACTGCAAGGAGCGCAAGACGGGGATCTGCCTCAACGTCAACCCCGACCGCCCCGGCTCGGCGTACGGCTACGTCGACATGGGCGGCTGGGCCGGCGGGCAGGCGGAGTACGTCCTCGTGCCGTACGCCGACTGGAACTGCCTGGTCTTCCCCGACAAGGACCAGGCGATGGAGAAGATCCTCGACCTGACCATGCTCTCGGACATCTTCCCGACGGGCTTCCACGGCTGCGTGACCGCTGGCGTGGGCGTCGGGTCCACCGTCTACATCGCCGGGGCCGGGCCCGTGGGCCTCGCCGCGGCCGCGGGGGCGCAGCTGCTCGGCGCGGCCGTCGTCATCGTCGGCGACCTCAACGCCGAGAGGCTCGAGCGGGCCCGCAGCTTCGGCTGCGAGACCGTCGACGTGTCGAAGGGCGACCCGAAGGACCAGATCGAGCAGATCCTCGGCGTCCCCGAGGTCGACTGCGGCGTCGACGCGGTCGGCTTCGAGGCCCGCGGGCACGGCGCCGGCGCGCAGCAGGAGGCCCCGGCGACGGTGCTCAACTCGCTGATGGAGCTCACCGCGGCGGGCGGCGCCATCGGCATCCCCGGCCTCTACGTCACCGGCGACCCCGGCGGCATCGACGAGGCGGCCAAGAAGGGCTCCCTCTCGCTCTCCCTCGGCACGGGCTGGGCCAAGTCGCTCTCCTTCACCACGGGGCAGTGCCCGGTGATGAAGTACAACCGCCAGCTCATGATGGCGATCCTGCACGACAAGGTGCACATCGCCGACGCCGTCGGCGCCACCCCGATCCCCCTCGACCAGGCCCCCCAGGGCTACGCCGACTTCGACCAGGGCGCGCCGAAGAAGTACGTCATCGACCCGCACGGCATGATCGCGGGGCGCAGCGCCGCCTGA
- a CDS encoding GntP family permease gives MALTTALSGPVLLAADAPPEPALGTAPLLLIALAAVLVLLVLIIRFKLHAFLALILVSLLTALAARIPVADVVDTLVGGFGTTLGNVALLVGLGAMLGRLLEVSGGAQVLADTLIRRFGERRAPLALGVAALLFGFPIFFDAGLVVLLPIVFTVATRLGGSVLLYALPTAGAFAVMHAFVPPHPGPVAAAELLGADIGLVLVFGLLIGLPTWYVGGYLFGTWAGRRYDVPVPSTMGGGGPADGGAAVTGTSPGTGGAQATAQRERTGVGAHPSFGTVILVLLLPLVLIFLNTGLNTLATNGTVDEEAGWVQVGRMLGQTPIALLISVLVATWLLALRRGRSAGEAESIVNSALGPVCAIILITGAGGMFGAVLRESGIGSALASALEDTGLPVIVAAFVISVALRVAQGSATVALTTAAGLVAPVVEATSGLSSIDLALIVIAIAGGATVLSHVNDSGFWLVGRFLGMDERTTLRTWTVMETILGTLGFALAWLLSLFL, from the coding sequence ATGGCCCTGACGACAGCCCTGAGCGGGCCGGTGCTGCTGGCGGCGGACGCGCCGCCGGAGCCGGCCCTGGGGACGGCCCCGCTGCTGCTCATCGCGCTGGCGGCCGTCCTCGTCCTGCTCGTGCTCATCATCCGCTTCAAGCTGCACGCCTTCCTCGCCCTCATCCTGGTCAGCCTGCTCACGGCGCTCGCGGCGCGGATCCCGGTCGCCGACGTCGTCGACACGCTGGTCGGGGGCTTCGGCACCACGCTCGGCAACGTCGCCCTGCTCGTCGGCCTCGGCGCGATGCTCGGGCGCCTGCTGGAGGTGAGCGGCGGCGCGCAGGTGCTCGCCGACACCCTGATCCGGCGCTTCGGCGAGCGGCGCGCCCCCCTCGCCCTCGGCGTCGCGGCGCTGCTCTTCGGCTTCCCGATCTTCTTCGACGCCGGGCTCGTCGTCCTGCTGCCGATCGTCTTCACCGTCGCGACCCGCCTCGGCGGCAGCGTCCTGCTCTACGCGCTCCCGACGGCGGGCGCCTTCGCCGTCATGCACGCCTTCGTCCCGCCGCACCCCGGCCCGGTGGCGGCGGCGGAGCTGCTGGGCGCGGACATCGGCCTGGTCCTCGTCTTCGGCCTCCTCATCGGCCTGCCCACCTGGTACGTCGGCGGGTACCTCTTCGGCACCTGGGCGGGCCGGCGCTACGACGTCCCGGTGCCGAGCACGATGGGCGGCGGGGGCCCGGCCGACGGCGGCGCGGCGGTGACCGGGACGAGCCCGGGCACGGGCGGCGCGCAGGCCACGGCCCAGCGCGAGCGGACCGGGGTCGGCGCGCACCCGTCGTTCGGCACGGTGATCCTGGTGCTCCTGCTGCCGCTCGTGCTCATCTTCCTCAACACGGGCCTCAACACGCTCGCCACCAACGGGACGGTCGACGAGGAGGCGGGCTGGGTCCAGGTGGGCCGCATGCTCGGGCAGACCCCGATCGCGCTGCTCATCAGCGTGCTGGTGGCCACCTGGCTGCTCGCGCTGCGCCGCGGCAGGTCCGCGGGCGAGGCCGAGTCGATCGTCAACAGCGCCCTCGGCCCGGTGTGCGCGATCATCCTCATCACCGGGGCGGGCGGCATGTTCGGCGCCGTGCTCCGCGAGAGCGGCATCGGCTCCGCGCTCGCCTCGGCGCTCGAGGACACCGGCCTGCCGGTCATCGTGGCGGCCTTCGTCATCTCGGTCGCGCTCCGCGTGGCGCAGGGCTCGGCCACCGTCGCCCTCACCACGGCGGCCGGGCTCGTCGCGCCCGTCGTGGAGGCGACCAGCGGCCTGTCCAGCATCGACCTCGCCCTCATCGTCATCGCGATCGCCGGTGGCGCGACGGTGCTCTCGCACGTCAACGACTCCGGCTTCTGGCTCGTCGGGCGCTTCCTCGGCATGGACGAGCGGACGACGCTGCGCACCTGGACCGTCATGGAGACCATCCTCGGCACCCTGGGCTTCGCCCTCGCCTGGCTGCTGAGCCTGTTCCTCTAG
- a CDS encoding gluconokinase, with the protein MADRAGDVVLGVDLGTTSTKVVAHAVDGTAVAQHGEGYPLEEPEPGHAVQDPRLILDAALASLRAVVAEVGAERVAGLSFSTAMHSLLGVDADGEPLTPSITWADTRATTQAERLRAGRAGLALHRRTGTPVHPMSPLVKLVWFREQEPKLAERVAYWVGIKDWVLWRLCDALVTDHSVASGTGLMDIGALQWDAEALQLASVLPEQLPELVPTRHVLPGVTEAAAAATGLPRDVPVVVGAGDGPLANLGLGAVRPGVAAVSIGTSGALRVMVDAPAVDPLGGVFCYALTEQRWAVGGAINNGGVVLQWAGDALAPELGEGSEEELLALAETAPPGSGGLLMLPYLLSERAPHWSSLPRGAYVGLTRAHRREHLLRAALEGVCQQLGLVLASLRAAGLEVTEVRATGGFARSAFWRQLLADVLGTTVHFPQGHEGSSFGAALLGMEALGLVESVDVAADLVRIADEVRPQPAVAATYAALQPVFDGLYDALVPAFASLRRLGPLLPLEAAREALPPA; encoded by the coding sequence GTGGCCGACCGTGCGGGGGACGTCGTGCTGGGCGTCGACCTCGGGACCACGAGCACCAAGGTGGTCGCCCACGCGGTGGACGGCACGGCCGTCGCGCAGCACGGGGAGGGCTACCCGCTCGAGGAGCCGGAGCCCGGCCACGCGGTGCAGGACCCCCGCCTCATCCTCGACGCGGCCCTCGCCTCGCTGCGCGCCGTCGTCGCGGAGGTGGGCGCCGAGCGGGTCGCCGGCCTGTCGTTCAGCACGGCCATGCACAGCCTGCTCGGGGTCGACGCCGACGGCGAGCCGCTCACCCCCAGCATCACCTGGGCCGACACCCGGGCGACGACGCAGGCCGAGCGGCTGCGCGCGGGGCGGGCGGGGCTCGCGCTGCACCGGCGCACGGGCACCCCCGTCCACCCGATGTCGCCGCTGGTCAAGCTCGTGTGGTTCCGCGAGCAGGAGCCCAAGCTGGCCGAGCGGGTCGCGTACTGGGTCGGCATCAAGGACTGGGTGCTCTGGCGGCTGTGCGACGCGCTCGTGACCGACCACTCGGTCGCGTCCGGCACCGGCCTCATGGACATCGGCGCCCTGCAGTGGGACGCCGAGGCGCTGCAGCTGGCCTCGGTGCTGCCCGAGCAGCTGCCCGAGCTCGTCCCCACCCGGCACGTGCTGCCCGGCGTCACGGAGGCCGCCGCGGCGGCCACCGGGCTGCCGCGCGACGTCCCGGTGGTCGTGGGCGCGGGCGACGGGCCGCTGGCCAACCTCGGGCTCGGCGCGGTGCGCCCCGGGGTCGCCGCGGTCTCCATCGGCACGAGCGGCGCGCTGCGCGTCATGGTCGACGCGCCCGCGGTGGACCCGCTCGGCGGCGTCTTCTGCTACGCCCTCACCGAGCAGCGGTGGGCCGTCGGCGGTGCGATCAACAACGGCGGCGTGGTGCTCCAGTGGGCCGGGGACGCGCTGGCGCCCGAGCTCGGGGAGGGCTCCGAGGAGGAGCTCCTCGCGCTCGCCGAGACCGCACCGCCGGGCAGCGGCGGGCTGCTCATGCTGCCGTACCTGCTCAGCGAGCGCGCCCCGCACTGGAGCTCGCTGCCGCGCGGGGCGTACGTCGGCCTCACCCGCGCCCACCGCCGCGAGCACCTCCTGCGCGCCGCCCTCGAGGGCGTCTGCCAGCAGCTCGGCCTCGTGCTGGCCTCGCTGCGCGCGGCCGGGCTCGAGGTCACCGAGGTGCGGGCCACCGGCGGCTTCGCCCGCAGCGCGTTCTGGCGCCAGCTGCTCGCCGACGTGCTCGGCACGACGGTGCACTTCCCGCAGGGCCACGAGGGCTCCAGCTTCGGCGCGGCGCTGCTCGGCATGGAGGCCCTGGGCCTCGTCGAGAGCGTCGACGTGGCCGCGGACCTCGTGCGCATCGCCGACGAGGTCCGCCCGCAGCCGGCGGTCGCGGCGACGTACGCCGCGCTGCAGCCGGTCTTCGACGGCCTGTACGACGCGCTCGTCCCGGCCTTCGCCTCCCTGCGGCGCCTCGGCCCGCTCCTGCCGCTCGAGGCCGCCCGCGAGGCGCTGCCCCCGGCCTGA
- a CDS encoding fused MFS/spermidine synthase, with translation MPAPPPSAGPRPPAPPPGRAAPPWLLAAAVLVSGAAVLVVETLAARLVAPYVGLTLESQTSAIGVALLGIAAGARWGGRLADRVEPRTVLAGALAAGGLLVLAVRPLVHLVGPAVPPGAASAVLLVAVSTLPAVTVLSMTAPAAVKARLRTVDGAGSVVGSMSALGTLGALAGTFLTGFVFVAALPTGGILLVTALACLALGAVAGADRARSLALPAAGAAVVAGGLVVLVDGPCEEETTYYCARVVADPGDEGRDGGRVLVLDDLRHSYVDLDDPAHLEFAYVQRFADVVDSAFPAGEPLDAVHVGGGGFTMPRWLAATRPGSSSVVLELDEGVVELGRRELGVDAIPGLRVRTGDARVSLAALPHDSADLVVGDAFGSLSVPWHLATREFLADVDRVLRPGGVLVLNVIDNAPRAFLAAETRTVDAVLDDVVVLGRPEQLEDDGGGNFVVAAADRPLDRDALAARAGERGEPGSVLGPAAYEDLVEGAPVLTDDRAPVDQLLTPYRPVV, from the coding sequence GTGCCCGCACCTCCCCCCTCCGCCGGCCCCCGCCCGCCCGCGCCGCCGCCCGGCCGCGCCGCACCCCCCTGGCTCCTCGCCGCCGCGGTCCTCGTGTCGGGCGCCGCGGTCCTCGTCGTCGAGACGCTGGCCGCGCGGCTCGTCGCGCCGTACGTCGGCCTGACCCTGGAGTCGCAGACGTCGGCGATCGGGGTGGCCCTGCTCGGCATCGCCGCCGGCGCCCGCTGGGGCGGGCGGCTCGCCGACCGGGTCGAGCCGCGGACCGTCCTCGCCGGGGCGCTCGCCGCGGGCGGCCTCCTCGTGCTCGCGGTGCGCCCGCTGGTGCACCTCGTGGGACCCGCGGTGCCGCCCGGGGCGGCGTCCGCGGTGCTCCTCGTGGCCGTCTCGACGCTGCCCGCGGTCACGGTGCTGTCGATGACCGCCCCCGCCGCGGTCAAGGCGCGGCTGCGCACGGTCGACGGGGCCGGCTCGGTCGTGGGCTCCATGTCCGCGCTCGGCACGCTCGGCGCGCTCGCCGGGACCTTCCTCACCGGGTTCGTCTTCGTCGCCGCGCTGCCGACCGGCGGGATCCTGCTCGTCACCGCGCTCGCCTGCCTCGCGCTCGGCGCCGTGGCCGGCGCGGACCGGGCGCGCTCGCTCGCGCTGCCGGCGGCCGGCGCCGCGGTCGTCGCCGGCGGGCTCGTCGTCCTCGTGGACGGCCCCTGCGAGGAGGAGACGACGTACTACTGCGCCCGGGTCGTGGCCGACCCCGGCGACGAGGGGCGCGACGGCGGCCGGGTCCTGGTCCTCGACGACCTGCGGCACTCGTACGTGGACCTCGACGACCCCGCGCACCTGGAGTTCGCCTACGTGCAGCGCTTCGCGGACGTCGTCGACAGCGCGTTCCCCGCCGGCGAGCCGCTCGACGCGGTGCACGTGGGCGGCGGCGGCTTCACCATGCCGCGCTGGCTCGCCGCGACCCGCCCGGGCAGCAGCTCGGTGGTGCTCGAGCTCGACGAGGGCGTCGTCGAGCTCGGCCGGCGCGAGCTGGGCGTCGACGCGATCCCCGGCCTGCGGGTGCGCACCGGCGACGCGCGCGTCTCCCTCGCGGCGCTGCCCCACGACTCCGCCGACCTCGTCGTGGGCGACGCGTTCGGCTCGCTGAGCGTGCCCTGGCACCTGGCCACGCGGGAGTTCCTCGCCGACGTCGACCGCGTGCTGCGCCCCGGCGGCGTGCTCGTGCTCAACGTCATCGACAACGCCCCGCGGGCGTTCCTCGCCGCGGAGACCCGCACGGTCGACGCGGTCCTCGACGACGTCGTCGTGCTCGGTCGGCCGGAGCAGCTGGAGGACGACGGCGGCGGGAACTTCGTCGTGGCCGCCGCGGACCGCCCGCTCGACCGCGACGCCCTCGCGGCCCGCGCCGGCGAGCGGGGCGAGCCGGGCTCGGTGCTCGGCCCGGCGGCGTACGAGGACCTCGTCGAGGGCGCCCCCGTGCTCACGGACGACCGCGCGCCGGTCGACCAGCTCCTCACGCCGTACCGGCCGGTCGTCTGA
- a CDS encoding glycerophosphodiester phosphodiesterase — translation MPLPTRRGLLARAAAPVVLLALVAVPGAPATAEERPAQRSAAQVSEPLVFGHRGASGYRPEHTLASYQLAIRLGADVIEPDLVSTKDGVLVARHENEISGTTDVADRPEFADRRATKTIDGVELTGWFTEDFTLRELKTLRAKERIPEIRQENTIYDGRYQVPTLQEVIDLAKRASRETGRRIAIAPETKHPTYFDSIGLSLEEPLVRALRRNGWAGPKAPVWVQSFEVSNLKELDRRVGVRLVQLLSGSGAPYDVVAAGGSTTYADLVTRQGLRGIARYADVIGPDKNLIVPRDADAELLPPTTLVRDAHRAGLQVVPYTFRNENAFLPADFRRGDDPSAYGDAFAEYRLFLALGVDGLFSDNPDTAVEARDAWVEGRPARAAAQAAAAG, via the coding sequence GTGCCCCTTCCCACCCGCCGCGGGCTGCTCGCCCGTGCCGCGGCCCCCGTCGTCCTGCTCGCGCTCGTCGCGGTGCCCGGAGCGCCCGCCACGGCCGAGGAGCGGCCCGCGCAGCGGAGCGCCGCGCAGGTGAGCGAGCCCCTCGTCTTCGGCCACCGCGGTGCGAGCGGCTACCGCCCCGAGCACACCCTGGCGTCGTACCAGCTTGCGATCCGGCTGGGCGCGGACGTCATCGAGCCCGACCTCGTCTCGACCAAGGACGGCGTCCTCGTCGCCCGGCACGAGAACGAGATCAGCGGCACGACCGACGTCGCCGACCGCCCGGAGTTCGCCGACCGCCGCGCCACGAAGACCATCGACGGCGTCGAGCTGACCGGCTGGTTCACCGAGGACTTCACGCTGCGCGAGCTCAAGACGCTGCGCGCGAAGGAGCGGATCCCCGAGATCCGCCAGGAGAACACGATCTACGACGGGCGCTACCAGGTGCCGACGCTGCAGGAGGTCATCGACCTCGCCAAGCGGGCCTCGCGCGAGACCGGCCGGCGCATCGCCATCGCGCCGGAGACCAAGCACCCGACGTACTTCGACTCCATCGGCCTCTCGCTCGAGGAGCCGCTGGTGCGCGCGCTGCGCCGCAACGGCTGGGCCGGCCCGAAGGCGCCGGTGTGGGTGCAGTCCTTCGAGGTCTCCAACCTCAAGGAGCTCGACCGGAGGGTCGGCGTGCGCCTGGTGCAGCTGCTCAGCGGCTCCGGGGCGCCGTACGACGTGGTCGCGGCCGGCGGCAGCACGACGTACGCCGACCTGGTCACCCGCCAGGGCCTGCGCGGCATCGCCCGCTACGCGGACGTCATCGGGCCGGACAAGAACCTCATCGTGCCGCGCGACGCGGACGCCGAGCTCCTGCCGCCCACGACGCTCGTGCGCGACGCGCACCGGGCGGGCCTGCAGGTCGTGCCCTACACGTTCCGCAACGAGAACGCGTTCCTGCCCGCGGACTTCCGCCGCGGCGACGACCCGTCGGCGTACGGGGACGCGTTCGCCGAGTACCGCCTCTTCCTCGCCCTCGGGGTCGACGGGCTCTTCAGCGACAACCCGGACACCGCCGTCGAGGCCCGTGACGCCTGGGTCGAGGGCCGCCCGGCCCGCGCCGCCGCCCAGGCGGCCGCCGCCGGCTGA
- a CDS encoding DUF6766 family protein: MRRYLHHNGLGLFFGLLFLLAVVGQVVSGRALRNQELVAAGLAPLDVGRYLTSSSFAVDLLENWQSEYLQFLLYLMATVWLVQRGSPESKELDQVGRESDEDQEVGAAAHPWSPGPARRGPGPLRWAYENSLGLVMGTVFLGTWLAQSVAGVVAYNEEQLQDLLPPLSWREYLVSPDFWSRTLQNWQSEFLAVGSMAVLSVYLRQRGSPESKPVGAAHDDTAAEG; this comes from the coding sequence GTGAGGCGCTACCTGCACCACAACGGCCTCGGGCTCTTCTTCGGCCTGCTCTTCCTGCTCGCCGTCGTCGGGCAGGTCGTCTCCGGGCGCGCGCTGCGCAACCAGGAGCTCGTCGCGGCCGGGCTCGCGCCGCTCGACGTCGGCCGCTACCTCACCTCGTCCTCGTTCGCCGTGGACCTGCTGGAGAACTGGCAGTCCGAGTACCTGCAGTTCCTGCTCTACCTCATGGCGACGGTGTGGCTCGTCCAGCGCGGGTCGCCCGAGTCCAAGGAGCTCGACCAGGTCGGGCGCGAGTCCGACGAGGACCAGGAGGTCGGGGCGGCCGCCCACCCGTGGTCGCCGGGGCCGGCCCGGCGCGGCCCCGGCCCGCTGCGGTGGGCGTACGAGAACTCGCTCGGCCTCGTCATGGGCACGGTCTTCCTCGGCACCTGGCTCGCGCAGTCCGTCGCGGGCGTCGTCGCCTACAACGAGGAGCAGCTGCAGGACCTCCTGCCGCCGCTGTCCTGGCGCGAGTACCTCGTGTCCCCGGACTTCTGGAGCCGCACGCTGCAGAACTGGCAGTCCGAGTTCCTCGCCGTCGGGTCGATGGCGGTGCTGTCGGTCTACCTGCGCCAGCGGGGGTCGCCGGAGTCCAAGCCGGTCGGCGCCGCGCACGACGACACCGCCGCCGAGGGGTGA